One region of Terricaulis silvestris genomic DNA includes:
- a CDS encoding nucleotide sugar dehydrogenase — MDHHLLSRIQSRDFVVGIIGMGYVGLPLAVAFGAANFKVLAFDIDDEKTTALNEGRSYINHIGNERIAEMRKHGRFEATSHFERLDEPDALLICVPTPLTRHHEPDLRYVVDTTEAIASRLRPNQIVILESTTYPGTTLEVMKPLLERKGLRAGVDFFIAYSPEREDPGNIDHSTARIPKVVGADDERSLAIALELYGTVVPKTVPVSSTATAEAVKITENVFRAVNIALVNELKVVFDAMGIDIWEVIEAAKTKPFGYMPFYPGPGLGGHCIPIDPFYLTWKAREYNQHTRFIELAGQINSDMPWHVVRVLSDALDARFSKGLNGARVLILGLAYKKNVDDTRESPALRLIDLLEARGCSTDYFDPHAPEIPKVREYPALVGRKSVAWDPAQLASYDAALIATDHDGVDYKLLADVAKLVIDTRNACARAGANMARVVRA, encoded by the coding sequence ATGGACCATCATTTACTTTCCCGAATCCAGAGTCGCGACTTCGTCGTGGGCATCATTGGAATGGGATACGTGGGCCTGCCGCTTGCGGTCGCCTTCGGCGCCGCGAATTTCAAGGTGCTTGCTTTTGATATAGATGACGAGAAGACGACAGCGCTCAACGAAGGCCGAAGCTACATAAATCACATAGGCAATGAGCGAATTGCCGAAATGCGAAAGCACGGTCGGTTCGAGGCTACTTCTCACTTTGAACGGCTGGACGAGCCGGACGCGCTGCTAATATGCGTTCCAACGCCCCTCACCCGCCACCATGAGCCTGACCTCAGGTATGTGGTAGATACGACCGAGGCCATCGCATCTCGATTGCGACCAAACCAAATCGTAATCTTGGAGTCGACGACCTACCCTGGAACTACGTTAGAGGTCATGAAGCCTCTGCTGGAAAGAAAAGGACTCCGCGCCGGTGTCGACTTCTTCATTGCGTATTCTCCCGAGCGCGAAGATCCCGGAAACATCGACCATTCGACCGCACGTATTCCGAAGGTGGTTGGCGCCGACGACGAACGTTCGCTTGCTATTGCCCTTGAGCTCTACGGGACCGTCGTTCCAAAAACGGTCCCCGTCAGCTCCACGGCCACTGCCGAAGCTGTCAAGATCACCGAAAATGTCTTTCGAGCAGTCAACATCGCGCTTGTGAACGAACTCAAGGTGGTCTTTGACGCGATGGGTATCGACATTTGGGAAGTGATCGAGGCCGCAAAGACAAAGCCATTCGGATATATGCCCTTCTATCCGGGACCTGGTCTGGGCGGTCACTGCATTCCAATCGATCCGTTCTATCTGACCTGGAAGGCGCGGGAATATAATCAGCATACGCGTTTCATTGAGCTCGCAGGACAAATCAACTCGGACATGCCCTGGCACGTCGTGCGCGTCTTGTCCGATGCATTGGACGCTCGGTTCAGCAAGGGCCTCAACGGGGCACGCGTCCTTATCTTGGGTCTCGCATACAAGAAGAATGTCGATGACACGCGCGAAAGCCCGGCACTACGGCTCATAGATCTGCTCGAAGCGCGCGGGTGCTCGACTGACTACTTCGATCCCCATGCTCCAGAAATACCGAAGGTGCGCGAATATCCTGCTCTCGTCGGACGCAAATCCGTCGCGTGGGACCCTGCCCAACTAGCCAGTTACGATGCAGCATTGATCGCCACCGATCACGACGGTGTGGATTACAAACTGTTAGCCGATGTCGCCAAACTTGTGATCGATACCCGTAACGCCTGTGCGCGAGCGGGCGCGAACATGGCTCGCGTCGTTCGGGCCTGA
- a CDS encoding nucleotidyltransferase family protein — translation MNRRRALSQLSTCLRGQVPSNADWTAILSMANDALITSELYPLLATSKQELPEEVRTFLAEVYRRNLKRNVSLFGTLKDALAALNAVGIEPVLLKGCATWCACDGAILEPNGDRMVLDLDLLVLPSEGRRARDALMRSGFLLLEDHETDEDHAIAVLGREQDAGSIDLHDRPPCPVGIAEVDNLHAHCQPVSVGDFRAKLPRSELQILVTSLHDQIIDGDFWMGNFHLRHLIDIAKLTRAAARIDWSFLATACPTPFLLDVVEIQLAAATRIAAAETPNHVGSRMWIKAQYFRIRLQYTDPMINVPLRWLGRIVRWRHLPSRTRVVGVRTSA, via the coding sequence ATGAATAGAAGGCGAGCGCTCTCGCAGCTTTCAACGTGCCTTCGTGGTCAAGTTCCTTCGAACGCCGACTGGACCGCAATCTTGTCAATGGCCAACGACGCCTTGATCACGTCAGAACTCTACCCACTCCTGGCGACGTCGAAGCAAGAGCTTCCAGAGGAGGTGAGAACGTTTCTCGCTGAAGTGTACAGGAGAAACCTCAAGCGCAACGTCAGTCTGTTCGGGACCTTGAAGGATGCGCTGGCGGCGCTCAACGCGGTTGGGATTGAGCCGGTTCTTTTAAAAGGTTGTGCTACGTGGTGCGCATGCGACGGCGCGATCCTTGAGCCTAACGGCGATCGAATGGTCTTGGATCTAGATCTGCTTGTGTTGCCATCAGAAGGACGACGCGCAAGAGACGCTTTGATGCGATCTGGGTTTCTTCTGCTCGAAGATCACGAGACCGACGAAGACCACGCAATCGCAGTTCTTGGACGCGAGCAAGACGCAGGCTCTATCGATTTGCATGACCGGCCGCCCTGTCCGGTTGGAATTGCGGAAGTCGACAATTTGCATGCCCACTGCCAACCGGTCAGCGTCGGCGATTTTAGAGCAAAACTCCCGCGTTCAGAATTGCAGATTTTGGTCACAAGCCTGCATGACCAGATAATCGACGGCGATTTTTGGATGGGCAATTTCCACCTGCGCCATTTGATCGATATCGCCAAGCTAACAAGGGCCGCGGCAAGAATTGATTGGTCGTTCCTTGCGACCGCCTGCCCAACGCCATTCCTGCTCGACGTTGTCGAGATCCAACTCGCAGCAGCGACGCGCATTGCAGCAGCTGAGACACCAAATCACGTCGGTTCGCGCATGTGGATCAAGGCACAGTATTTTCGCATCAGGCTTCAATATACTGATCCTATGATAAACGTGCCCTTGCGTTGGCTCGGTCGCATTGTCAGGTGGCGCCATCTACCTTCCCGAACTCGGGTCGTTGGCGTGCGGACATCCGCATGA
- a CDS encoding fused MFS/spermidine synthase, whose translation MSGAKASLARHSAPSNTMFALVALCFTLSGASALIFQVAWARQFAVVLGTSELAIAAVLAAFMGGLALGAFAAGHFERRVRRPLHVYAALEFGIAIFAVVFVPGLIWLLNAGVIVLLGNQTAPPNGVDTQAAITFFIGALLIIGAPAALMGATLPILLRFSVLEDRHVGVRTGVLYALNTLGAVVGALASAFVLLPLLGVSRSTWFAAGLNLVAGVVALTLANAWRKERDKTNDGLATGAAADTSFRVYALLLVMLGSGVVSFLHEVLWTRLLSHVMGGSIRSFGVMLATFLAGIAIGGLCGGLLARRRESAILALTIAQLAVAVCAILAWRTIAGSLPDMTSEASRLRYCFKVMFPLALAIGVTFPLAVRAVTGAPEETAQRSAQVYSWNTIGCVIGATLGAFVIIPAVRYEGAIQLAVFGSSVLAAVGALFVFSNRRITASALMAGALALCLWFRPPPPTELVSISPLIGSSGGGVVFYGVGRSADVLLLERDDGYYLRTNGLPEAFIDRPGAPPYHLGETWMAPLAALARPQARSLLIVGLGSGRTVMYAPGSITSIDIIELEPQVIAANRFASARRAFDPLSDPRISLIENDARGALSLTSRQYDVIISQPSHPWTAGASHLYTREFLDLAKAHLTRDGVFVQWIGTDYLDETLLRAIVATASSVFAHVRVYRPSERTILLMGSQASIDPEAGWTATTSSSAFRAAGMLAREDVASALVLDSNAARAFAAGQRPVTDDHNLFATSDVLERGEPLTASTAGAILLPQNVLPRLVGAYRARGEPLATNYIVQRLLNLNSHDRSVGDLATLLAAEATPDQGIWIRAAVARSARSESADGLLSQGLRQTPTSDLLRFETMRPALNAASIPTGTSLLSSEPRAVVNAVHLANSGDWDGVASLESTLSGVAATAPWASTAARVRAEWRIRMLNETNSAALSAEAIEIIDVANTAHPTIELLWLRMQVGERSGRHDVELETGLALARAVQRESGQMSDAERERTKVVVLASSNLLWPILTGGGRDADRARRVRYRLDRAAQTLARPRSLH comes from the coding sequence GTGAGCGGCGCCAAGGCATCACTCGCGCGGCACAGTGCGCCTTCGAACACGATGTTCGCACTCGTCGCCCTTTGCTTCACGCTGAGTGGCGCGTCTGCGCTCATCTTCCAAGTCGCGTGGGCAAGGCAGTTCGCGGTTGTGCTCGGCACTTCGGAACTGGCAATCGCGGCAGTGCTTGCCGCCTTTATGGGTGGATTGGCGCTCGGTGCGTTCGCTGCCGGACATTTCGAGCGGAGAGTACGCAGACCATTACATGTTTACGCCGCGCTCGAATTCGGGATCGCGATTTTTGCTGTCGTTTTTGTGCCTGGCCTGATTTGGCTATTGAATGCCGGCGTTATTGTATTGCTTGGCAATCAGACAGCGCCCCCCAACGGCGTTGACACTCAAGCAGCAATCACTTTTTTTATTGGCGCGCTTTTGATCATTGGCGCGCCGGCGGCGCTGATGGGGGCGACGTTGCCCATTCTTTTGCGCTTTTCGGTGCTGGAGGATCGTCACGTCGGAGTTCGGACCGGCGTGCTCTATGCGCTGAATACGCTTGGTGCGGTCGTCGGTGCGCTTGCAAGCGCTTTCGTGCTTTTGCCCCTCCTTGGCGTCTCGCGGTCAACGTGGTTTGCCGCCGGTCTGAATTTGGTCGCAGGCGTCGTTGCGCTCACTTTGGCGAACGCGTGGCGTAAAGAGCGTGATAAGACAAACGACGGCTTAGCTACGGGGGCAGCCGCGGACACCTCGTTCAGAGTGTATGCGCTGCTGTTGGTGATGCTGGGTTCGGGTGTTGTCTCTTTCCTGCATGAAGTGCTGTGGACAAGGCTGTTGTCGCACGTCATGGGCGGCAGCATTCGATCGTTTGGCGTAATGCTGGCGACGTTCCTCGCTGGCATCGCAATCGGCGGCTTGTGCGGAGGATTGCTGGCGCGTCGACGAGAGTCTGCAATATTGGCCTTGACCATTGCGCAACTCGCAGTCGCGGTGTGCGCCATTCTTGCATGGCGGACAATTGCTGGCTCGCTCCCCGATATGACGTCGGAGGCGTCGCGACTTCGATATTGTTTCAAGGTCATGTTTCCGCTCGCGCTTGCGATCGGAGTTACGTTTCCTCTCGCCGTTCGCGCCGTGACTGGCGCGCCCGAGGAGACCGCTCAACGCAGCGCGCAGGTGTATTCCTGGAATACTATCGGTTGCGTTATCGGCGCGACGCTCGGCGCCTTCGTCATTATTCCAGCCGTTCGCTATGAAGGCGCCATTCAATTGGCGGTGTTTGGCAGTTCTGTTCTGGCGGCCGTTGGAGCGCTATTTGTCTTCTCGAACCGTCGCATAACGGCAAGCGCGCTCATGGCCGGCGCGCTGGCGTTGTGCCTGTGGTTTCGACCCCCGCCGCCAACTGAGCTGGTCTCGATTTCTCCTCTCATCGGTTCGAGCGGAGGTGGCGTGGTCTTTTATGGGGTGGGGCGCAGTGCAGATGTTTTGCTGCTTGAGCGGGATGACGGGTATTACCTTCGCACAAACGGTTTGCCCGAAGCGTTCATCGATCGTCCCGGCGCGCCGCCCTATCACCTTGGTGAAACATGGATGGCGCCGTTGGCCGCGTTAGCGCGACCGCAGGCGCGGTCGTTGCTAATTGTCGGGCTGGGTAGCGGGCGCACGGTGATGTACGCGCCCGGTTCCATTACGTCGATCGACATCATTGAATTGGAGCCGCAGGTTATTGCCGCCAATCGGTTTGCATCTGCGCGACGAGCCTTCGACCCACTTTCCGACCCAAGGATATCACTCATTGAAAACGATGCGCGCGGCGCTCTCTCGCTGACATCAAGACAGTATGATGTGATCATCTCCCAGCCATCGCATCCGTGGACCGCGGGCGCATCGCACCTCTACACCCGAGAATTTCTCGACCTTGCAAAGGCCCACCTCACGCGGGATGGGGTCTTCGTGCAATGGATCGGGACCGACTATCTGGATGAAACTCTACTGCGCGCGATTGTAGCGACTGCCAGCTCGGTGTTCGCGCACGTGAGGGTCTATCGGCCGTCGGAGCGCACAATTCTGCTGATGGGATCGCAAGCTTCGATCGATCCAGAGGCTGGGTGGACCGCCACGACCAGCTCGTCGGCATTTCGTGCGGCAGGAATGCTTGCACGCGAGGATGTCGCCAGCGCCCTGGTGCTGGACTCAAATGCGGCGAGAGCATTTGCCGCCGGTCAACGACCCGTCACCGATGACCACAATCTCTTCGCCACCAGTGATGTGCTGGAGCGCGGCGAGCCGCTGACAGCAAGCACTGCCGGTGCTATTTTATTGCCCCAAAACGTTTTGCCGAGATTGGTGGGCGCCTATCGGGCGAGAGGCGAGCCGTTGGCGACAAACTACATAGTGCAGCGCCTTTTGAACCTTAACTCGCACGACCGAAGTGTGGGCGACCTGGCGACGTTGCTTGCCGCTGAAGCGACCCCGGATCAGGGGATTTGGATACGGGCAGCTGTGGCGAGGTCAGCGCGATCGGAGAGCGCCGATGGCCTCTTGTCGCAAGGGTTGAGACAAACTCCCACTAGCGATCTGTTGCGGTTCGAGACCATGAGACCGGCGTTGAACGCAGCATCGATCCCGACCGGGACATCGCTATTGTCATCAGAACCGCGCGCGGTTGTGAACGCCGTGCATCTTGCCAACAGCGGTGATTGGGACGGCGTCGCGTCCCTGGAATCGACGCTCTCGGGGGTTGCTGCAACGGCTCCTTGGGCCTCGACGGCGGCTCGTGTGCGGGCTGAATGGCGCATCCGGATGTTAAATGAAACAAATAGTGCGGCCCTCAGCGCTGAGGCGATCGAGATTATTGACGTTGCAAATACGGCCCACCCCACAATCGAGTTGTTGTGGTTGCGGATGCAGGTGGGCGAGCGGTCGGGGCGACACGATGTAGAGCTTGAGACCGGCCTCGCCTTGGCTCGCGCCGTGCAACGCGAAAGCGGTCAGATGTCTGACGCTGAACGGGAGCGGACGAAGGTCGTGGTGCTCGCGTCTTCGAACCTTCTCTGGCCCATCTTGACGGGCGGTGGTCGCGATGCGGACCGCGCGAGGCGGGTTCGCTATCGCCTTGATCGGGCTGCGCAGACTCTTGCTCGACCGAGGAGTTTGCATTGA
- a CDS encoding tetratricopeptide repeat protein: MTWSNDRGPLGLLVLASCAAAVEAPASAETPPTPLGGCDAGTVATSWDAVGACSSLIATLSTAAPTSVSVAFHNRGRAYYELGDYDNAVEDFDEAIRLNPLCAQAYNDRGTAYYRKHELDRAISDYDVAVQLGQRDPRTFLNRGLARQGRGELVPAIADYGRAIELNPTDAIAYRARARAYVQQGSLERAIADYDQATRLYPNEASIFVERAHARFNQHNFEAAIDDFDQALRLHPADLNTLYSRGISFHRAGDLDRAIADYDGVIAIDPDYVAAHRSRGIARHQANNYEQAVADYTAVLSWEDRDPETFRNRARALLELGQYERAIADFEQARAFSPQTSASLTQELADARTRQRRDLSAATYLATTSPEGDDQSSASSGEDFPVVRTTAELTNDPPSEVVNNETLWAPTAASSNDQGEIARAPGSDAYSGLLWTPASAASNHQGRPARSAINVATNKSDRPSPDTVAAPRRGAFRTVLRILFG, from the coding sequence ATGACCTGGAGCAACGACCGAGGGCCGCTCGGTTTGCTGGTGTTGGCGTCGTGCGCGGCCGCGGTCGAAGCACCGGCGAGCGCCGAAACACCGCCAACACCGCTTGGTGGCTGTGATGCCGGAACCGTGGCGACGTCTTGGGATGCCGTCGGCGCGTGTTCGTCGCTGATAGCCACTTTATCGACCGCCGCGCCAACTTCCGTTTCGGTCGCCTTCCATAATCGCGGACGCGCTTATTACGAACTCGGTGACTACGACAATGCGGTCGAGGATTTTGACGAAGCCATCCGTCTCAATCCGTTGTGCGCCCAAGCCTACAACGATCGCGGAACGGCCTATTACCGGAAGCACGAATTGGATCGCGCCATCTCCGACTACGATGTCGCCGTTCAACTCGGTCAGCGAGATCCGCGAACGTTCCTCAATCGCGGCTTGGCTCGGCAGGGCCGAGGCGAGTTAGTCCCGGCGATCGCCGACTACGGCCGTGCGATCGAGCTCAACCCCACTGACGCGATCGCTTACCGTGCACGCGCGCGCGCCTACGTGCAGCAAGGATCGCTGGAGCGCGCGATCGCCGACTATGATCAGGCGACGCGCCTTTATCCGAACGAAGCGTCAATTTTTGTCGAACGCGCGCACGCCCGTTTCAACCAACACAATTTCGAAGCCGCCATTGACGATTTCGACCAAGCGCTTCGCCTGCATCCCGCGGATTTGAATACCCTCTACAGCCGGGGCATTTCCTTTCATCGGGCAGGCGACCTTGACCGCGCCATCGCTGACTACGATGGCGTCATCGCAATCGACCCCGATTACGTTGCCGCGCACCGTAGCCGTGGCATTGCTCGCCATCAGGCAAACAATTACGAGCAAGCGGTTGCGGACTACACCGCCGTTTTATCGTGGGAAGATCGAGACCCCGAGACGTTTCGAAACCGCGCTCGCGCCTTGCTCGAGTTGGGCCAATATGAGCGCGCGATTGCCGATTTTGAGCAAGCACGAGCCTTTTCGCCGCAAACGTCAGCTTCGCTTACTCAAGAACTCGCGGATGCCCGCACACGACAGCGCCGCGACTTGTCGGCAGCTACATATCTCGCAACGACTTCCCCTGAGGGCGACGACCAAAGCAGCGCCAGCTCCGGCGAGGATTTTCCCGTGGTCCGCACAACCGCCGAGTTGACCAACGACCCGCCCTCAGAGGTCGTCAACAACGAGACCCTTTGGGCGCCAACTGCAGCATCGTCGAACGACCAAGGCGAAATCGCCCGCGCGCCTGGCAGCGACGCTTACTCGGGCCTCCTTTGGACACCGGCTTCAGCGGCATCGAACCATCAGGGAAGACCCGCGCGATCGGCAATCAACGTCGCTACGAACAAGAGCGACAGACCCAGCCCCGACACCGTTGCCGCCCCGCGGCGAGGTGCGTTCCGCACGGTGTTGCGCATCTTGTTTGGATAA
- a CDS encoding endonuclease/exonuclease/phosphatase family protein: MGNALGFALGTARLVVGVAALVSAAAGIAIVVEHASPGLETFANFAPFAFVIALLSIALALSVRASRAIVAAAFIGVLAPAWLVVPELVAALHVDSRHAADAPQLKLLTANVWSINDNPAAFEALIRRERPDIIVVQEAWGRWKALLERLAPEYQIHAGCQYDSDCNVVILSKLTPVDTIAPWTAGMAAVRLELPPRFGAGSIEVMGVHLSRSTTVEMERAQLAEVTAIAGSFGSRAVIAGDFNAAPWSRALRDLDEVIPLERRTRALFSWPTSTRSFTRLRLRAPLPVAPIDHIYAGRQWRLIEICLGPNIGSDHYPIVATFVPAPS; encoded by the coding sequence GTGGGAAACGCGCTTGGCTTTGCGCTCGGGACGGCGCGTCTTGTCGTCGGCGTCGCGGCGCTTGTAAGCGCAGCGGCGGGAATCGCCATAGTGGTTGAACACGCCTCGCCAGGCCTCGAAACCTTTGCGAATTTTGCGCCCTTCGCATTTGTGATTGCGCTCCTTTCCATCGCCTTGGCATTGTCCGTGCGCGCGTCGCGCGCAATCGTCGCGGCGGCTTTCATCGGCGTGCTCGCTCCGGCATGGCTCGTCGTTCCGGAATTGGTCGCCGCTTTGCACGTGGACTCTCGCCATGCGGCGGACGCACCGCAACTCAAGCTGCTCACCGCAAATGTCTGGAGCATCAACGACAATCCGGCAGCGTTCGAGGCCCTAATCCGGCGCGAGCGCCCAGACATCATTGTGGTGCAGGAGGCATGGGGACGGTGGAAGGCGCTATTGGAGAGGTTGGCGCCCGAGTATCAGATCCACGCCGGTTGCCAATATGACTCTGATTGCAACGTAGTCATTCTGTCCAAGCTCACACCTGTTGACACGATCGCCCCATGGACGGCCGGGATGGCCGCGGTGCGCCTTGAACTGCCTCCGCGCTTCGGCGCGGGATCGATCGAGGTGATGGGTGTGCACCTCAGCCGTTCGACGACCGTTGAGATGGAACGTGCGCAATTGGCCGAGGTCACCGCAATTGCCGGTTCGTTTGGAAGCCGCGCCGTTATCGCCGGCGATTTCAACGCGGCGCCGTGGTCGCGCGCGCTGCGTGACTTAGACGAGGTCATTCCGCTTGAACGGCGCACGCGAGCCCTGTTTTCGTGGCCAACGTCCACGCGTTCCTTCACGCGCTTGCGCCTTCGCGCGCCCCTGCCCGTTGCGCCTATCGATCATATTTACGCCGGCCGCCAATGGCGGCTCATCGAAATCTGCCTCGGACCGAATATTGGCTCGGACCACTATCCGATCGTCGCGACCTTTGTGCCTGCACCCTCCTAG
- a CDS encoding helix-turn-helix domain-containing protein has product MLREGAGAPPKETDVTQVELAERLGKPQPFISSIEQGVRRVDLIEFYAIARALKLSSELLFAEVVRKLPRNVEI; this is encoded by the coding sequence ATGCTTCGTGAAGGCGCTGGTGCGCCGCCCAAAGAAACGGACGTCACCCAGGTCGAATTGGCTGAACGTCTCGGCAAGCCTCAGCCGTTCATTTCATCGATCGAGCAGGGCGTCCGGCGGGTTGATCTGATCGAGTTCTATGCGATCGCTCGGGCGCTCAAGCTTAGTTCGGAACTGCTGTTCGCAGAGGTGGTCCGGAAGCTTCCGAGAAACGTCGAAATCTGA
- a CDS encoding chemotaxis protein CheX has protein sequence MSVQTKVSALDREIAAVMEVVAERTIAFFREELGLRPTGVDCRLHHEKSLRLRSVTAIVGVGTTAGLYIAYSYDEALIRSITKRHTAGISFSPDEADLYMRETASDVVNIIIGNSTADLAQRGELISLSPPVLMAGARTIQGRRESTIAALTLTFADGALDVAFVGPKILFDDQLSYFTFQEGVS, from the coding sequence ATGAGTGTCCAGACCAAAGTCAGTGCGCTCGATCGCGAGATCGCAGCGGTGATGGAAGTGGTGGCGGAGCGCACGATCGCGTTCTTTCGGGAGGAATTGGGCCTGCGCCCGACGGGCGTTGATTGTCGCTTGCACCACGAAAAGTCGCTGCGGTTGCGCAGCGTCACCGCGATTGTCGGGGTAGGAACGACCGCCGGCCTCTACATCGCCTATAGCTATGATGAGGCGTTGATCCGCTCGATTACCAAGAGACACACGGCCGGAATCTCGTTCTCGCCCGACGAGGCCGACCTCTATATGCGCGAGACCGCGTCGGATGTCGTCAACATCATTATTGGCAATAGCACAGCCGACTTGGCCCAACGCGGCGAGTTGATCTCCTTGTCGCCACCGGTCTTGATGGCAGGCGCGCGGACCATCCAGGGCCGCCGCGAATCCACGATCGCGGCCTTGACCTTGACCTTTGCTGACGGTGCGCTCGACGTCGCTTTTGTTGGCCCAAAGATCCTGTTTGACGATCAGTTGAGCTATTTCACTTTCCAGGAAGGAGTTTCCTGA
- a CDS encoding response regulator produces MSLTVMIVDDSLIMIQKLKTMVTELGHEVVRVCKDGEEAARDYPLVRPDLVTMDITMPGMDGVDALKAIRAGDPRARCIMVTSHGQEAMVVRAIEAGAVGYVLKPVAKARLAEVIGRALGQIPKTSTTMHWVE; encoded by the coding sequence ATGAGCCTCACGGTAATGATTGTTGATGACTCGCTCATCATGATTCAAAAGCTGAAAACCATGGTCACCGAACTCGGGCACGAAGTCGTGCGCGTGTGCAAGGATGGCGAAGAGGCCGCGCGCGACTATCCGCTGGTGAGGCCGGATTTGGTGACCATGGATATCACCATGCCGGGCATGGACGGCGTCGACGCCTTGAAGGCGATCAGGGCTGGCGATCCCCGCGCACGCTGCATCATGGTGACTTCGCACGGGCAAGAAGCGATGGTTGTGCGCGCCATCGAGGCTGGCGCTGTAGGATACGTGCTCAAGCCCGTGGCCAAGGCGCGGCTCGCCGAGGTGATCGGTCGCGCGCTCGGTCAAATCCCCAAGACCTCCACAACCATGCATTGGGTTGAATAG
- a CDS encoding cupredoxin domain-containing protein, with amino-acid sequence MKLQVKITLAAIALTVLATGSALAIVRHRVDQSGLRFSVAALRLQRGDSIAFTNSDRSSHNILVRGGAMNFNGGLQRPGQALEVPFTASGRYQVICGIHPRMRLDVEVQ; translated from the coding sequence ATGAAGCTTCAGGTCAAAATCACGCTCGCTGCAATCGCGCTCACTGTGTTGGCGACCGGCTCGGCGCTTGCGATCGTGCGCCACCGCGTCGATCAATCGGGCCTTCGTTTCAGTGTGGCCGCGCTCCGTCTCCAGCGTGGCGACAGCATTGCGTTCACCAACAGCGACCGCAGCTCGCACAACATTCTCGTCCGTGGCGGCGCCATGAATTTCAATGGTGGACTGCAGCGCCCCGGTCAGGCTTTGGAGGTGCCCTTTACGGCATCTGGCCGTTATCAGGTCATATGCGGCATCCATCCTCGCATGCGCCTGGACGTCGAGGTGCAGTAG
- a CDS encoding cytochrome-c peroxidase produces the protein MLKRWRLFAVGLAAIGLLTAGLQAVRARLAADHALSELKAQYVRPRGSPPAPEDNQSTPERVALGRQLFFDPRLSGSGAMSCATCHAPNRDWQDGMATAIGRDGRILARRTPTLLNAAWGLPFFWDGRADTLEQQAVMPIEAPGEMNLPHAQAIARIAAIQGYRQAFAESYGDEGVTINTIGKAIAAFERTLVSGQAPFDRWIAGDERAISQQAQRGFILFNTRAGCSTCHSGWRFTDDGFHDIGVGRDDEGRAGVMPGIEQLRFAFKTPTLRNITQRAPYMHDGSLQTVEDVIDFYATRPVDRPSLSPDLARIELSAEDRADLVAFLGTLTSEDAAHHPPTLPQ, from the coding sequence TTGTTAAAGCGCTGGCGCCTTTTTGCCGTCGGATTGGCCGCGATTGGCTTGCTGACCGCCGGCCTTCAGGCTGTACGGGCGCGGCTCGCCGCTGATCACGCACTAAGCGAGCTGAAGGCTCAATATGTTCGTCCGCGAGGTTCGCCGCCGGCGCCGGAGGACAACCAATCGACACCGGAGCGCGTGGCGCTCGGACGCCAACTCTTCTTTGACCCGCGTCTCTCCGGCAGCGGCGCCATGTCGTGCGCAACCTGTCATGCGCCGAATCGCGATTGGCAGGACGGCATGGCCACCGCAATCGGCCGTGACGGGCGCATCCTCGCGCGCAGGACACCCACCCTTCTCAACGCGGCCTGGGGCCTCCCTTTCTTCTGGGACGGACGCGCCGATACACTCGAACAGCAAGCGGTGATGCCCATCGAGGCGCCCGGAGAAATGAACCTGCCGCACGCCCAAGCGATCGCCCGCATCGCCGCAATTCAGGGTTACCGCCAAGCTTTTGCGGAATCCTATGGCGATGAAGGCGTCACCATCAACACGATTGGCAAGGCCATCGCCGCCTTTGAACGCACGCTTGTGTCCGGCCAAGCGCCCTTCGATCGTTGGATCGCCGGCGACGAGCGCGCCATTTCCCAGCAAGCACAGCGCGGTTTCATTCTCTTCAACACGCGCGCCGGCTGTTCAACCTGCCATTCTGGATGGCGCTTCACCGATGACGGTTTTCACGACATCGGCGTTGGGCGCGACGATGAAGGCCGGGCGGGCGTGATGCCCGGCATCGAGCAGCTCAGATTCGCCTTCAAGACCCCGACACTGCGCAACATCACCCAGCGCGCACCTTACATGCATGACGGTTCGCTGCAGACCGTTGAGGACGTGATCGATTTCTATGCCACGCGTCCGGTCGATCGCCCAAGTCTCTCGCCCGACCTCGCACGTATCGAGCTCAGCGCCGAAGATCGCGCCGATCTCGTCGCTTTCTTGGGCACGCTCACCAGTGAGGACGCCGCGCACCATCCGCCGACCTTGCCACAATGA